The sequence TGCGTGTGATACCAGCGATGCGGCCTCGTCTGCCCCCTTTTTACCAAGCGCAGCGTTATACGCAAGGTGGGCCTCAAATCCTTTTTGAACCGACACGTACAGACCTTGATTGGCCAATGCCAGATCACGCGCTTCCTCGTTTTTATCGTCATTAGCCAGCGCGATTGCTTTTAGGCGCATGGTTTCGTAAGTAAGCACATGGGCAAGACTTGCTTGCAACAACTGACGATCTTTGTCATCAGAAATAAAGTCTCGTTCATAAGTAGCAAAAGCATCAGCTGCTTTGGCATGAAGTCCGGTCATACGCGCTGCCATTTCATTGCGCTGAACGGGATCCCTCAGAGCAAGATATTGCCAAAACTTCGTTCGCAACTCCGATACGTCCACATAAGCAGAATCGATCAGCCTGAAGCTCGGTATCGTATTGACGTTGGAATAATTGGCTGCCGTATAGACGCTCTGTAGCTGATAGAGACCAACACAGCTAATTCCCACCAGGCCAGCGACGGCGCCAAAAATCAATGCATACAAACGTTGTGCGATAGACATTTGATCTCCTGTTATTCAAAGAAGCAAGTCATACGAATACGGACTGCACGCCTTAGATACTACCAACCACTTTAACGAATAACATATTATTTTTATTAAAAATAATATTCACTATATTTCATATATAAAAATACTATTATCGAATAATCTACTACTATTTGATGGTGTCAGAGAAATCAGCACGCAAAAAAAAGCCCTTGTTTCCAAGGGCTTTTTCTTTTCAATCTGGCGGAGACGGTGAGATTCGAACTCACGATACAGGTATAAGCCGTATGCATCCTTAGCAGGGATGTGCCTTCGGCCACTCGGCCACGTCTCCACGCTTTAACAAGTCGCATGACTCATTTCAGCAAGCCTCGAATCATAGCTATTCGAGCCTGCTTGGTCAATCAAACATTTCAGGCGCTTTCGAGTTCGAAGGCCTTGTGGAGCGCACGTACGGCAAGCTCCATGTATTTTTCATCGATCAGTACCGAGATCTTGATTTCAGACGTCGAGATCATCAGGATATTGATGCCCTCTTCCGACAAGGTCCGGAACATTTGGGAGGCAATACCAACATGACTGCGCATGCCGACGCCAACTACCGATACTTTCGAAACTTTGGCATCGCCAGCGATACTACCGGCACCGATATGTTCCTTGACGCTGCCGTTGAGCACTTCCATCGAACGCTGGTATTCGCCGCGCGCCACGGTGAACGTGAAGTCGGTCTTGCCGGCGACCGACTGGTTCTGGATGATCATGTCGACTTCGATGTTCGCATCGGCAACAGGACCTAGGATCTGGTAGGCAATACCCGGACGATCCGGGACACCCAGCACGGTGATCTTGGCTTCGTCGCGGTTGAAGGCGATACCGGTGATGGCGGCGTGTTCCATATTTGTGTCTTCCTCAAACGAAATCAGGGTGCCGGAGCGGGCTTCGATCTCCAGCGGCAGCATCGGGTCAGTCATCGACGACAGTACCCGGGTTGGCATCTTGTAATTACCGGCAAATTCGACCGATCGGATCTGTAATACCTTCGATCCTAGCGAGGCCATTTCCAGCATCTCTTCGAAAGTTACGGTCTTGAGCCGGCGCGCGTCAGTAACAACGCGCGGATCGGTCGTATAAACCCCATCGACATCCGTAAAAATCAAGCACTCTTCCGCTTTCATGGCCACCGCCACCGCGACCGCCGACGTGTCCGAACCACCGCGACCCAAGGTGGCGATATTGCCGTCGGCATCGACGCCCTGAAAGCCGGTGATGATCACGATACGACCGGCATCAAGATCATTGCGTACCTTGGCATCATCGATCGACTGGATGCGGGCCTTGGTGAAGGCCGAGTCGGTCTTGATCGCGACTTGCCAGCCGGCATACGAGACAGCGTCCTTGCCGATGGCCTTCAAGGCCATCGCCAGCAACGCTACCGATACCTGCTCGCCAGTCGACGCGAGCATATCCATTTCGCGCGGATCAGGTTGCGCCATCAGCTCTTTGGCCATGCCCAGCAAACGATTGGTTTCGCCGGACATTGCCGACGGAACCACGACGATCTGGTAACCCGCGTCATGCCATTTGGCAACTCGTAAGGCTACATTCTTGATGCGCTCGGTCGAGCCCATCGATGTGCCACCGTATTTATGAACGATCAAAGCCATAGGAATAGTAGAAAAAACTGCTTGCGTTAAAAAAACAAACCAAAAAACGAGTCGCCGACTGTACCCGCTACGAGGTGAAATGACAAGCCTTGCAGCGGCATCAATCTGCTGCGAAGACCCAGCGCAAGGCAATACGCGGC comes from Actimicrobium sp. CCC2.4 and encodes:
- a CDS encoding aspartate kinase, with product MALIVHKYGGTSMGSTERIKNVALRVAKWHDAGYQIVVVPSAMSGETNRLLGMAKELMAQPDPREMDMLASTGEQVSVALLAMALKAIGKDAVSYAGWQVAIKTDSAFTKARIQSIDDAKVRNDLDAGRIVIITGFQGVDADGNIATLGRGGSDTSAVAVAVAMKAEECLIFTDVDGVYTTDPRVVTDARRLKTVTFEEMLEMASLGSKVLQIRSVEFAGNYKMPTRVLSSMTDPMLPLEIEARSGTLISFEEDTNMEHAAITGIAFNRDEAKITVLGVPDRPGIAYQILGPVADANIEVDMIIQNQSVAGKTDFTFTVARGEYQRSMEVLNGSVKEHIGAGSIAGDAKVSKVSVVGVGMRSHVGIASQMFRTLSEEGINILMISTSEIKISVLIDEKYMELAVRALHKAFELESA